The DNA region ACACTTCATGACCGGTCTCGTGTTGGCGCATTCTGCGGTACAGATCCTCCGCCTGCGCCCCGGAGCCAATAATGCAGTACGCATTGCCACGCTGTAGCGCCAACTTCAGCTTTGACAACACTGCGCGATACAAGATCGAGGAGGCAGGGAACGCTACCAGCGTCATCATAATCGTCGCACGCGATGTGTGCACATGCCCACCATAGCCGACAAAAGCAAACACTACAGCCATCACCGCGATGAACGCCCCAATCGAAACGATCAAGTGCTCACTAACAAACCTCAGGGAGGCCTTGTTCACCTGATAGTTGTACCCCCCCACCAAATAAACAGACACCACGCTCACCGCAGCAATCACGCCAAGCACGCGCCGGCTAAACAGTCCCAAAACCTCGACCGAAGCAGCCTGCCGCAACTCCATTGCGACCAAAAACAACACAAACAGAGCCACGAGGTCGATCGCCAACATCACGATTGGATACAACCGCATCGCCCACGCCCGCTTCCAATGCAGCGCTCGTTGAATCCGGCCATCACCGAATATCGTCCCAACCGTTCCTCTCAGCCCCGATTCGCCGGGATTCGACTGGTGCATGGCGCTCTGATTGTTCTGGGTGTTTTCAGCAGTGCTCATATTTTTTTAGGTTCCATTCGGTGTCCGCAGCATGGAGCCGCGGACAGCTACCATCGATTGTCTCCACCCGCTAGTGAAAACGCTGTTTGGTATGATACAGGTGAAATTTTCGTTACTTAGTCCGGTTCAGTTTGACTTTACCCTCCCTGCTGCCGGGCCTTTAGCTACTGACCGCCCTGCTGGATCTCACGAGCCAGGTCGCGTTTGCCATCGTTCCAATAAGCGAGCGCCAGCAACTGCCGCGCCGTTGCGCGCTGTTCCTCATCCCCGCGCTCCAACATTGGCTCCAAACGCTCGGCGGTCGCAGTCCACGCCCCCTGTTCCAACATGACCCGACAACGGGTCAGCTCAACATCCACAGGATCCACACCCTCTACCGAAGCCACCGCCTCGACCAAGCGCATCGCAAGATCCCCTACACTTCGAGCCGCCCCCATCATTACCTGGCCCTCAATGCCCCCCCCCTCGGATACCGCCGACTGCACAACCGCCACATTAAGCAAGCAATCTACCGCCCCTTCGTCATGGTCCTTCGCACGTTTGAAATGAAAACGAGCTCGCTCCAGCTCCTTCTCTTTAAATGCATCCAGACCAAGCAGAACGTGTGCAACCATTACTCCTCGCCCACTGACGAGAGCTTCCCGCACGTCAACCAAAGACACAGACCCCACAGGATTCAACACCGACGCACGGTAAACTGCATTCGCCACCAAGTCGGGCGACAGCCCCAGATCAAGCGCCAACTGCAGATAACCAACACCCATCTGGTTTCCGTCCCAACTCTGAGTCCGCAACAACATCCGCGCCGCATCCAGATAACTCCGACCGGCAAAAATCTTCACCGCTGCACTGCCGGGATTCCGCAACAAAGCAGCATCGAGAACCTGCTCGACCTCTTGCACCATCTTGAGCTTGGCGTCGAGTTCTGGAGCACCATCGCCCAGCAGCATCAGCGCCCCGACCCGCAACACGTCGGCCTCAAGAGGATTATCACTCAACGCCCCATTGTCGAGTAGCTCGATTGTCTTGCGAGCCTCCAGCGCTGCCATCGTCGGATACTCCAACACCAAGCGCGCGCGCCCCTTGAGAAGCGTGGCTCGTGGATGCGGCTCGTGCATTCCATCCACCAGTTCAAGCAAATCCCAAAAGCGTAAGTCCTTCGCATAGAGTTCCGCCAAGCTCAACCGCAGCCGGTCCGACTCCTCGGCCAATTCCTCCTTCTCAGCCAGAGCCAATGCCTGATTCATGTACTCAATCCCCTCTCGCACGGTCGACGCACGGTTCCCCTCCGCCAACATCTGCTGTGCCAACCATGCGTACGCACGATAGTACGGGAGCTCAAGAGTCAGACGCTGAATCAGCTCATCCCGTCGCGCCATATCGCCGCCCCGATCCGCTACCATCATTGCCTGATACAACAACTCTTTGTCGGAGCGGTATGGCTCTACTGAGGTCAGCTTGCTGAACAACATCCCAGCCGACTCCCAATCCTCTTGCATCATCGCGTCAAATGCTTGCCCGCGATACTTCAGATAGCGCTCCTCATCACTCAAGTTGCCGGACATGAACCACAGCGACGCCAACCCACCGATCATCGCCAATCCGATGGAGCCAACCAACATCTTCTTCCAGTCACGAGACTCCCACCAACTTCTGGCAAAACCTCGCACAAAGTTCACCGGCAATGCCAGCACGACCTTCGCACGCTCAACGACCCGTTTGAGCCCGGTCGGCACGCTATCGACCACTTTCCACACCAACCACAAAGGAAAACGCACCACCGTACTGACCGCCAGGTGCACGCGTTTACGACGTCGCTTGTACTCTTGATGAAGGGGATTCGAGTAAGGGTTTCTCATTGATCAGTTAAGGAAATTGGGAACAAGAAGTGGGAAATCCGTTTGGCAGGGCCGTGGCTTGAATTCGTAAACTGTCTTGCGCGCACTAGTCGAACTCAGCTCGACTCGTTGCGTACAACTGAGCCAAGCCGACTGTTCAAAGGAGCTGTGCGCGCATGGTGCTGACGTTTTTCGCCAGAATTTACAAGAGCAACATTGTTTTAATTCTGAGAATACTTGGGGCGCGTTAGCATCTCCTTTCTCACACCACAATGAAAATGAGCGACCTACGCTCGAGAAAATGAGAAATTGGAAATCTGAGATTTGACTCTTCCCCCCACACACAAAGACTTCTCATTCGATGTCACGAGTGAGCTCACCACCTCCCGTGCCGGCTTTAGGAGATCCGCAGTTTTCGTGGCTTGTGACGCTTTGACGCAAGCGTGAAGTGACGGTGTCTCTGCCGCAATCAGATCTTACCCGGAGACATAGAGGGGCTTTGATAGCCACGAAAAAGCACAATAAGCCACAACAGGGGCCCTTTGCTCTTTGATTCCTCTGTGCCCCCCCCCCTCAAATCATGCTCATCATGTAGATCCCGTCCAAAATGCCACTTACCTCTCGCGCGTAGCGCGCTGACTTCCTTTGGGGCTTTGGGTCTCCGCGTGAGCCCTTAGTCCTATCTAAAACGGCGGGAATCGCAGGTTTCGCTGATGACTCAGATTTTTAGTCGCGTCAACCCTGCAAATCCTATCCAAAAAAACTTCCGCCCTCACGCATGCCGCGCGCTGAGCCAAGGATCCTCAAGCAAAAACGTAGAGATTAGGACTTGAGGGCCACGACGAGGGCCAAAACGCCACAAGAAAGGCTCTGTGCTCGTTGTGTCCTCTGTGGTTCAAAAACTCAAATCATGTCTCTCATGTAAATCCTGTCTAGAGCCCCATCTCCCCCCCCGCCAGCTGACTAATTTCAAATGTCAGCTTTCCCATTTCTCAACTTCCCCTTCTTGCCTGCAGCCTGGCCCTCACCTGCATACGGAACTGATCGTACATCGCTTGAATCTCCAATTCCTCCTCTGGGCTCAACTGATCGCGCGAGCGCACCATCATCTGCGTTTGATAGAACGTACGTTCATCCTTACTCAACTCTGGACCAAAGGGCATCACCATCCTCCGAGGCTCAAGACGATAGATCACAGCCATCAGGTTAGTGGCATCCGGGCGAGGCTCCACAGGGATTCCGCTCTGGTCACAGTGACTACACAGAATATAGGCATTCTCCCCGCTTGGCACCACCATCCGGCTTTGCGATGCCTTCCAATCACCAGTCGAAGACAACTCACTGATCACTTTGTTCTCAGTCAGCAACCACCCAATGTTCCCGTAACAACGGTTCACATCGTGCCAGTTACTGAACGCATAGTCTACCGCCATCACGATGGTTCGGCGGTTGTACTTCAATGTCCAAACATCAGACCAACGTCCCCACACGCTTCCCATCGGGCGCTCGTTGCGCTTGTACGCCAGCACTTCCCACCCTGGGCGCTCAAACGACACCACCTCCTGCGGGAAGCGCATCAACTCCTCCTCACTCGCCATGCGGGTGTGCGCACCGACCTTCCGTGCATAGAACGCCACGACCATCTGCAAAGCCACGAGCCCGACCAGAACAAACGCAAAGCCCACTCGGAAGATCATCGACCTACGGGCACGACGCGCGCGCCCCACCTCACTGTCGTCACGAGTCTTGAAGAACCAGTGACCAGGTATTGAGAAACTAGTCAACCAGTTCCAAAACACTGGCAGAGGGTTGGTGACATGCCTACGGCGCCACATACGCACTGTCGGCACGTTCGGCACTTTTTGGGTTAATACCGAGAACAGAGCATCGGTGCTGTAGACCCCCAACGCACACACCACAAAAATCAACACAGCTGTGATTGAACCCGCTATTCCCTCTGTCAAATTAGCCTCAAAGCGCATGTATGCAACGGTCGTTACCACAACACTCAGCACATTAAGAACGCCCCCCCACAGCAAGCCGCTCAGCATCACAAGCAAAGTATGAAATGCTTTGCGCTGACGCCAGACACACACCATCGCCGACGCAGTCACCATCGCCATCAGCGCATACTGACCATTACAAATACCATCGAGCGGCAATTCAGCGCCCGGCAGTTCGAGCACACTCTCTTTCACCACGTGGAAATATCCGAGGAAGTCGAGAATGCGGCTCGCCACCTGGGTACTGGCGTGGTGCTGGAAGTTAACAATCAACAGATCGACTTGAGGCGGAAGACGTAACAGCAACAGCAACAACATCCACAGCCCAAGAAAACCAGGCACCTGGCGCTTCGCCGAAAGACTCAACGCCCCCGCCCCCAAGACAAAGATCCACCCCACGTGCGCAAACCAGAGAATCTTGTAAACCTCCGCCACAGCCACCAACAAACATGCCAGTCCAAAAGTAAAACCAATCAACCACGGCCGCGCCACACAATCAGACGCCTCAGCCCTCCGCCACCGCACCACAAACATTAAAACCACCGCCCCCAACACAAACGGCGCGAACGTCCAAATATAGGAAAACGTCGCCTTCAACCCCAAAAAGTGACGCCACACAATCGGCACAAATGCCAACAAGACCAGCGCAGGGAACCAAGCGGTTGAAAAAATGCGGCGAAGCCGGTCAGAAATAGGAACTTCAGACATATGAAATTTGAAATATTTAATCGGCGTGGCTGGACAAGGCATCTCATTACCGCACCTCTAAGCAAGCACTTTCCTTATACTTGCGTATTCTTAATCATCGTACTCATAATCGCGATGAGCTCATCGCCCTCGCCCTCTAGGTCACGTGCGGCAGCTACATCACCACCACACTCCTCTCTCAACAACTCGAGCCACAAGAGGGATTCATCTGCCTCCTGTAACGCCCCACCCAGCTTTGCAACGAACTCAGCATTGGATCTCGCGCGATTTGCTTCCCGCACATGCGCTGCAACCGAGGTTCCCGCTCGAAGCAACTGCTTGCTGCATACTCGAACTTCTTCGCGCCCCTTCGAGAGCGCCACATAATAACGCATCTCCCGTTTGGCGAACCATTTGGTTCGAGCCAAAAAATCATCGGACAGCCGAGCACTCATGCACTTCCCTTGCCCCCCCATCTCAGATTTCCCATTTCCCATTTCCCATTTCCTCACTCCGCCATTGCGCTGTGGCGTTTGGAGAGCGCCTCATCTCCAACCTTGGCATAAGCAGCCGCCAGCATTGAATGCAGCTCCTTCGGAACCACGCTACGGTCTAGCGCCTTTTCCAAGTCGCCAATCACGACATCCCACTTCTCAAGTTCAAAGGCAAGACGCCCGCGCAAGTCATAAGCCTCACCCAAAAGCACCTCGGGATCCTTCGCCAAGCGTACCGATTGATCAGCCAGCTCATAGGCCATCTCCGACTCGCCACGCGCCCTAGCATTCCGAGCCAATGACAAAAGCATCACGGCATTGTGAGGATCCGCATCCGCGGCTTCCTCAAAAAACTTCATCGCATCCTCTAGCTCACCACGATCCTGCGCCCACTCCCCTAAAAAGCGCTGCACAGATGCAAAAACAGCATCCGACACTCCCTCAGCTTCCACGCTTTCAGCAAATGCCTCGGTGACCGCTGGACGTACTTCTGGATTCTCAGTCGCAAACTGGCCCATCACCTCAACCAAAGTCCCCTCGGTTGGCAAATAGCGAAGCGCCGCACAAAGGTGTCGCGCCGCCGCCTTCACATCCGGCTCTAAATCATCGCCCACGCCCATCGCATCCAACGCTTTGGAGTACTCAAGAGCCATCATCATGCCGTCCCAAGCTTGATGAACGCCGGGATATCGACGCGTGTCATAGAAGTCCGTACGCATCTTCTGCAAAATCACTGCGCAGTTATCATACTTGCGCAGCATCAGTGCGGTTGCAGCATAGTCCAAACGTACATCCAGATCTCCCGGCTTCTGTAGTGTTTCGTTGCCTTGGATCGCAAACGAATGCCACCACTCCTGATACACCGGACCGTCTTCTGGCAGCATCCGGGCCACATGCACCAACGGAATCATCACTCCGGCCTGAGGCGACTGCGGACGAGTCGCCGCCTCCATCAGTACCAACGCTGCCTCCCCCGTGCGCCCACGCGCCAGAGCGATCTCTGCCATCCACAAGGCACCGGTCGCCTGCTTGGGCTCCAACGTATCAGCAGCACGAAAATGATCACGTGCTCGCTGAACCAACTCAGGTGCCATCGCCGCCAAATCATTACTGCGGAATGTCGACAGTATTGGCGATTGCCTCACCAGCATCGAGCGGTCGGTCACCACCGCCGGGCGAACTAAGTCCAAACCCAACCACAAATGAGCCGGCACATGTCCCACCGGCTCCACTCCTTCTGCCCGCGGCGGTGCGATCTCACGCAAGATCAAGCGAGCTTCGTCCAACTTCTTCTCATCTACCAATGCCAGAGCCTCAACATACCGAGCCTCAACTGGCACATCCCCGATCTGAGTCCGAGGACCGCGCTTCTGATCCGCGATCGACTCCGCAAACGCATCGTAGTCCTTCTCCTTCTCACCGACATTTTGGGCTACGGTCACCATGCCATAGATCAATCCACCCACCACTGCCACGCCCACGCCCCAGCGCAGACCGGTCATCAGCTGTCGCTTCTTCTTATGTGATAACTTCGCCATGAATAATCAAAAATTGTCTCCGCAAGCCGGAGCGTGCGGAGAATTAGTGTGTTCCTCTCAAATTGACAAGCCTAAATCGGAGATCAGTGATTCAAGAGCCAAGACAGACGACGAGGGCGCTCTTGACTCACCACCTCCCCTAGTGGCTTCGAGTTATCCGCAGATTGCGCCGATTGTGATAATTTCTACGGAAGCACATTCGGACCGCCGGATTTCACCTGGCCACTGCCCCCCGGAGCGCAGCGACCACTCTCATTGGGTTCTCACGCAGAGTCGCAAAGACCCAGAGGCTTATCATGCGATGTCACCCGCGAGCACCTTACATGCCGTAGTCGCTTTCTTCTATCCGCAGATCTCGCAGATTGTGATGATTGAACACAAGTGTGGAGTGACGGTGTCCTCACCGTCGCCGGTCCTCCCGCGCGCAGCGCCTAACTTCCTTTGGCGTCTTGGGGGCTTTGCGTGAGCCCACTCCCTCTTCCCTCCGTGCGCATCGCGCTGACGTCATTGCAGCTTTCCTAGCTCTTGAGCATGTGCTGCTGCGCCGGATCTCTAATGCAACCTCAAGAGTGAGGCTGCTCTACCCTCAATCGTTTTCGTAGCCTTTTGTGCTCATTGAGGACATCACCTCCGCGTCTCAGTATGAACCATCAATCACGTGAATCATGTCAATCCTGTCTAAAAACAGCGCGATCCGCAGATTTCGCAGATTGTTATAATTTCTACGCAAGCGTGGAGTGACGGTGTCCCCACAGTCGACAATCACACCGGAACGCAGCGAGCTCTAATTGGGGTTCTCACGCAAAGCCCCAAAGAGCCCAAAGCCCCCCTTCTCCAAACACCTTCGTGACCTCAGTGCCTTTTCGTGGTTCCAATCCCATGAATCATATCAACACTGTCTAAAAAACCTCTTCCCCCCCCGCGCGTAGCGCGCTGACTTCCTTTGCGTCTCAGCGTCTCTGCGTGAGCCCCTAATCCCGCAAATCCTGTCTAAGATAGAGTCATCCGCAGATTGCGCCGATTGTTATGATTTCTACGCAAGCGTGTTTGGACCAGCTCCCTGCAAAACCTCTGCGTCTCTGCGTGAGCCTCCCTCCTCCTCCCGCGCGCAGCGCGCTGACCTCATTTCCAATTTCAGCTTTCAAATTTCCTCCCTCCTCTTCCCGTCCTCACCGGCAATACGGCTCAATAGCAATCATCGCGTCACCAGTATCGGTCACCGCAGCATCCCTCGCAGCGCGCGACGTAAAGAGATAGAGCGCATAGCCCCCATGCCCACCGCCACAATACTTGCTCGCGATTGCCCCATCAACTTCGCCTAGCTCCTCCATGCCCTCGCCCAGTTGCACCGCATAGGACAAACTGACAGCTTCCGCCAACTGCTCAATCGACTCATCAAGCACCGCCTGACGCGCTACCGCTGCCGCACGTTCGATTGCCGCGTAATCGCGCTCCTGATCCGCAACCCCTGGTGTATCATGCTCGTGCCCAGTCCACAGCAAGGCCATCCGGCCCTTGAGCATTTCCCCATTGCGCTTGAAATCCAACACCGGGCGCTGACCGCTGCGCCACACACACACACCGGTTTCACGGATCACCGCCGGGTCCTGCCACCCCACACCAAGCGCGAGCTCGCCAGTGACACCATCTTCGCCGTTCAACAACGCCCAGGCACCACTGCCACCAAGACCAGAGCGCTTGCGATAACCCCAATCACGCAAACTCACCATCGGCGAAATCGCACAGTTGACCACATAGGCACCCTCCCTGGCATAGCGCGGCACATCCAACCATCCGCCCGCGAAGTCCACCCGCAGCGGCGACTCCGTCGGCGCTTTCACCCACTTCACAATCCCGGAGGTCGAAACCGGCGCAAACCGCGGCGGAGTCTTCGGCAGCACGTGATAAGTAGCCCCAACCTCCGCGCACAACGCACGCTTCACATCCTCATACTGATCGTCCTCGGTGACCACCAGCATGTCGGGCTTGGCCTCCAAGAACCACGACTTGAAGTCCAACCCCAGATCGTGATCCGACCCGACGATCACTTCATCAATCATCCGCAGGCCCTCTAGCACCACCTTCTTGTGCTCGTCAGGGATCGACGACCGACGCTGCTTGTGGTGCCACAACACCTCCTCAGAGGCAAAGCTCACCGTCAGATGATCCCCCAGTGCCCGGGCCTCTTCAAAAAACTGAAGATGCCCAGCGTGCAAGATGTCATAGCAGCCTGATACGAAAATGCGCTTCATCGGTAAGGTACGGCAGTTAGGAAGTCTTGCAGTCCAGAATTCTCGAGTCGCGATCGACTAGAGCGTCACATCGTTTTGAGGTATTTGATGAGCCCTGCGGTGGTGTTCTTTACTTCGCCACACATCGCATAACAGCGGTCGAACACCTCGCGATCAACATACCCCAGATCCAGCGCCGCGTAGAGGTGACTCTGCACCTCACCAGCCGAGCGATAGCTGTATCGAAGAAAGCGAGCGAACTCGACATCGCTCCCCGAATCGAAGCCCTCCACAATGTTAGGCATTGTCGAGCCAGCCGCCCTGCGAATCTGATCAGCCAACGCCCAGTCCCTCGAAAACGGAGCCTCAGCGTTCTTGCTTTCTGCCAAGCAATGCAATCTTTGAACTTTTTCATAGTTCTAGAGGGCCGCAGTCGAGCTGTCTTGAATAGCGGGAGTCCCGACTTCAAGACTTCAAGACTTCAAGACTTCAAGACTTCAAGACTTCAAGACTTCAAGACCTCCAAATAATCCCGTGCCAGCTGGTCCCGATCGAAGTTCTTGAGCACATACTCACGCCCAGCTTCGCCCATTGCAGCCCGCCGCTCCGGATCGCGTTTCAATTCAAGAATCCGTTCCACCATCTGCACCTCGTCCTCAGGTTCCATCGAAACCCCACCTCCACTCGCCTCAACCAGATTTCTGGCTTCGCCATCCACTCCAATCAGAATCGGACGACGCATTCCCAATGCTTCGAAAATCTTCGAAGGCATGACCGTTTCAAACAGCGGCGTCTTCCTCAAGTGCACGAAACATACATCGGTAGCGGCCAGTAACTGCGGCATCTCCTCTTTTGGTCGACGCCCCGTGAAAACCACGTTATCCAGCCCTTGCTCAGCTGCGGCCTGCTGCAAATCCTCACGCACCGCACCGTCGCCGACAGCCAGTAACACCACATCATCTTCCCCCATCTCCTTGAGACGCTTGGCCGCCCGCAGATACACATCCAACCCGCTCGCCATTCCGATCGTCCCGATATAAGCGCAGACAAACTTATCCTTAAGCCCCCACTCCTTGCGCACCGGTGCGGGGTCAGGCGTCGATGCCTCGAGCAGATCGCGGTCCACTCCGTTCATCACGATCGACATCTTTTCCTCAGGCACCCCGCGTTCCAATAGGCGCAGCTTATAGCCATTGCCCACCGTCACCACATGGTTGGCCGCCGCATACATCCGAAGCTCCATCCACTCGAGCAGCTTCATCACCAACGGGTTCCCCAGTGCCCCCACCGCACCGATCGACTCCGGCCAAATATCACGGATCTCCAGAATGAACTTCGGCTTGCGAGTCCACGGACGACTCAGTCGGAACCACCACTTGCTCAGCACCCCGGCCCATCCACAGAAAAACTGCGGAGAAGTCGCAATCAACACATCAGGCCTCCCCATGGTCAGCACCTTCAATGTCGCTGTCACCATGTACGAGACATAGTTGGCGATGCGTCGCCCGGTTCCTTTGTTGGGAGCCAACAGTGACCACACACGGACCACCTTCACCCCATCAACGACCGAGGTCTGCGGCAGCAATCGGTTGGCGTAGCCCGGGTACACCACCCCATCCGGCACATTTGGAGCACAAGTAATCACAGTCACCTCATGGCCTGCCTCCACCCACCGACGGGCAAGTGCACCCACACGTGTCGCCGGTGCATTTCCTTCCGGCGGATAATAATGACACAAAAACAAAACCTTCACCTTAGTTCCCCCTGATCTTTCTGATTTCAAATCGACAATATGCCTCCGGTCCATCTGCGGGCAGTCGCACGACCAGTACCGATCGCTCTAACCCTGCGCCGAATGAGGGATGTGCCAAACAGTTCTCCACCTGGACATCCACATCGGCATTCCAAGAAAGCGCGTAGCTTCGTCCGTTGCTGCGAATAACCGCAGCCCCATCAGCTACCTCCAATGACACGCCTGGAGCAAAACAAAGTCGGCTCACTAACCGAGCAGGTGAGACAAGACGCACGCGATCCTCGATCACCAGTCCATCATTCTCCCACTCAATCCGGCGACGGTGAACCGCCTTGCAGGGTAAATGCACATATCCCCCGTGCTCCGCATCCAACACCATCGAATTCGCTCCCGGTATCCACTCGTTCACCCTCGGCTCTACCCGACGCCCGACACGAAACGCCCCCCAAACCTCACATGAGTTCTCACCTGCGACCTCGACCGTGCTATGCGCTGCAGTCGATCGATCAAACCGACGCATCTCACCAGCATCATAAGTTCCAACCCCCGTGTCCGTGATTATCCGCTGACCATCCAGACTCAGCTCGAAAGAAAGATAATCCGCATGGGCATGCCCCGGCTGGTAATCCGGACCGATCGCTCCTGCGTCTACCGCAAGATAATCCCCATCTACATTGCGGAAACCATAGTACCCCGCATCTGGAAGTGCCCATGCCCCGATCTCCGGCGCATCCGACCAGCCATCGTTGTAAACCCCGCGCACCGCATCGTTGAATTGTGCAATCCCTCCATCAGGATGACGCATCATCCCCAGCGCCCCCCGCATCCGAGCTGCTAAATCACCTAAATCTGAACTACCTAAACTTAAACTTCTCTCTTCAACTGGCGACATCGTCGCCCCCAGCATCTCCACCAGCCACAACATCCGCAGATGGTACATCGCCGACCGTTCGTAATGCAGCCCGTCCGGCAGGATCTGCTCGGCCAATTCCCGCTCAAGCAACGGCATCACCCGCTTCAATGTGGCTCTCGCTTGCGTTCCCTCAAGCACAGAACCGACACATGCCAGAGCAGCCAGATTCTCCAACAAATGGTTCGCCTGGATATGTGTCTCCAGGTTCAGCTCCAACCACCGCACCTGCTTGGCAATCGATGCCATCACCGCATCGTGAAACTCACCATCCGCCACAAATTGCTCTCTATACCGAACACCGAATAGCAACGCCCAGTTCATCAACCGCAGCGACGTTGGATAAGGCTCCCACCCACAAGCCCCCTTCACCGGCGGATGCCTCTCGATCCAATCAAACACATACATCCGCACCACATCCCAGCAATCAATCTCAGCTTTCCGCTTTCCGCTTTCCGCTTTTTTCTGCCTTCCGCTCTCATCTTTCCCCCGCGCAGCCAGATCAATTTCAGCTTTCTGCTTTCCACTTTCAGCTTTCAAAAGACTCCACAGCCAATCGAAATACTGCAAGTTATACTGCCACAGACGCGGCAATCCCTCAGCAGTCCAGTCCACCGCACCGGTGAACGTGTGCCTTCGCCCGATGAACACAAACGTTCCACCGCCAAGATCGGCAGCCGACTGCGGAGGCACCGGATCACACAGATCCAACTCACCCAAACCCGCCCTCACCTGCCATCCCGTGCCATCCACCGACGCCAGGATCCTCTCAGGATCGCGCAATCGGTTCTGCACCCGTACCCGCACCTGCCCCACAATCTGAGACAAGCGCAAATGCCGCAGGGTCCGCCCATAAAGAGTAGCCCTGCGGGCAGTTGAAGTGATTAGTTTAAGTTTAGACATACCGCCCTCCGCTCCATTCTTCAGTGATCACGCGTCAGCGACTGCATCAATGCATGGAGCATCCGCGCAATCTGCCGCCCTTCCTCAAGCCAATCCCCGGCAACTTCTTGGTCAAAATAGCCAAGCTCCTGCCCGATCATGATCTGAGTTCGCAGCTCACCCAGCGAGCCCTTGGCGATCCCTATAAACTGAACGAACTCCTTTGGCCCGTTGCGTTCCGCCCCTTCGGCTAGATTAGAAGGAACGGACACCGCACTCCGAGTGATCTGATCGCGGAATCCCCAGTCCTTGCAGTGGGCAGCTGCTTTACAAACATCAACAGCCAACGCCATTGAACGCTGCCAAACCTCAAGCCCCTCAAACGACTCCGAACTCCGCATTACCAACCAACTCTTAAACTTAAACTACCCCACTTAAACAGGAAGCAACGCTCCGCGTTACTTCCAAAACCCCCTCGTATCGATGATCATCCGCTCGGCAAGCACTGGCTTCGAAAGCGAGGCGAACGACTTGTGGTCAACCAGCAGTACCACGATATCCGCGGCCTTGATCGCGTCTTCCGCATCCATCAACTCACACTTTCCTTCGAGTGCCTTTGGCAGCTCGGTGATATGCGGTTCGGCCACCAACACTCGGGCTCCCTCGATACCAGCCACCTGCTTGGTGATGTCCAAAGCAGGGCTTTCACGCAAGTCGTCGACATT from Sulfuriroseicoccus oceanibius includes:
- a CDS encoding four helix bundle protein, producing MRSSESFEGLEVWQRSMALAVDVCKAAAHCKDWGFRDQITRSAVSVPSNLAEGAERNGPKEFVQFIGIAKGSLGELRTQIMIGQELGYFDQEVAGDWLEEGRQIARMLHALMQSLTRDH
- a CDS encoding heparinase II/III family protein, translated to MSQIVGQVRVRVQNRLRDPERILASVDGTGWQVRAGLGELDLCDPVPPQSAADLGGGTFVFIGRRHTFTGAVDWTAEGLPRLWQYNLQYFDWLWSLLKAESGKQKAEIDLAARGKDESGRQKKAESGKRKAEIDCWDVVRMYVFDWIERHPPVKGACGWEPYPTSLRLMNWALLFGVRYREQFVADGEFHDAVMASIAKQVRWLELNLETHIQANHLLENLAALACVGSVLEGTQARATLKRVMPLLERELAEQILPDGLHYERSAMYHLRMLWLVEMLGATMSPVEERSLSLGSSDLGDLAARMRGALGMMRHPDGGIAQFNDAVRGVYNDGWSDAPEIGAWALPDAGYYGFRNVDGDYLAVDAGAIGPDYQPGHAHADYLSFELSLDGQRIITDTGVGTYDAGEMRRFDRSTAAHSTVEVAGENSCEVWGAFRVGRRVEPRVNEWIPGANSMVLDAEHGGYVHLPCKAVHRRRIEWENDGLVIEDRVRLVSPARLVSRLCFAPGVSLEVADGAAVIRSNGRSYALSWNADVDVQVENCLAHPSFGAGLERSVLVVRLPADGPEAYCRFEIRKIRGN